The Rosa rugosa chromosome 1, drRosRugo1.1, whole genome shotgun sequence genomic sequence TATAGGATTTTGAAAATTACAGAAAAGTAAGGAGATCCACATGCTATTttgagaggtatgaatagaagctccctattcaaaatcaaaaccatttTAAAAGTAGTTTTACCAAAATTGACAATACATTTTCAAACTCAACAATCAACATGATTTAATTTGCAAAACAatattaaacttttttttttttttttgagaatgaaaacTTTTAATTGAACTAAAAAGAGTTGTCTAAAATAATTTTACTCTCTCCTACAAAATAatgtcgaaaaaaaaaaaaaattctttctaataataaaagaaaactgATATTTAACCCCCCACCATAGTGTATTTttgtacccaaaaaaagaagaaaagaaaactaataTTTAACCAAAATTAGATGAGGCGGTGACAGCTGAGAGTCACAGCCAGGTGATATGAGCCCTAGGTTTATGGGAAGGGAGGGCTGAGCTGAAaggcaaagaaaacaaagcgCGCCATGAGCGTAATAGTATGATATTTATACTCACTGCCGATGGCGATAACTTCCCTCAGAGGCAAGGGCAACAATCACTTGTTATCTCGCCTCAAACTCCTTCTTAACCAGCAACAGGtgctttcttctctctctctctctctcacacctcGTGCTTTTTCGTTGAGGCATTTCGTCGAACACATGGTGACCATTGGTTTTGAACACAGCAGAGACTCGCCCACACGCTCTCCGAAGGCCCTCAGTCCCGCCCAAAAATGGTTCCTGAGTCGGTCCATGAAGAGGGTATGTCGATTCAGCATTGGGGCAAATGTGAAAGCCTCTAGCTTCTTGATTGTGTATGTTGTAATTTTTTGAGGTGTTTCAATTGTGGATTGTTAGGGTTGATTGACATGTCGAAATGGAGAAAGGTGGATTCGAGGGTGCTTGGGATAACACGGTCCATGATTCCCGAGTCATCTTGGAACGTCTTGAGAATACTTCGAAGGGAAGGTAACAACATTATGCTATCTGAAGTGTGGTATTGGTACATTGTTCAAGCTTCATTCGATGTTCGATGGTGTGCTTATCTTGCGATATGTATGCAGGGTTTGAAGCCTACTTAGTGGGCGGATGTGTGAGGGACTTGATCCTCAAAAGAATTCCTAAAGACTTTGATGTGATCACTACAGCTAATCTTAAGCAGGTCTTGTAACACTGGCTGCTTTATAGTTTTTCGCAAGGTTTTGATGAATTTGATGAATTTGTGCGCGTTGATGACTTGAATTCGTTTGCTTGTCTCGCTACAGATCAAGAGGCAGTTCCATCGTGCACAAATTGTCGGACAACGATTTCCTATATGTATGGTGCATATTAAAGGTTCTGTCATAGAGGTTGGCTGGTGAATATTGTAACATGGTATTTCTTGTTCATTCGTCTGCATATGTGGCATTCACATCCCATCTTGATGTTCTTGTGTTATTTCTCTAATTTTTTGCAACAGGTATCCAGTTTTGAAACGGTGGCAAAAGCAAAACACTCCGATAAAGAAGTTACTTTCTCTCAAATGCCAAAGGGCTGTGATAAGAAAGATTTCATCCGCTGGAGAAACAGCATGCATCGAGACTTCACAATTAACAGGTGAATCCTTCttcttttgtttaattttttttttgttccactTTTGTCACTAATATaagttcaaacttcaaattATCTTATCAATTGTAACACTCTCTCTGTTCATTTGAACTTTGTAAATTCAATGCCATCTAACTCCAGGATATCTTGTGAAATTCTGGAAGCAGTTTGTTCTTTGATCCTTTATCAAATAAAATCTTTGATTATGCAAATGGAATGGCGGATTTGAAATCCTCAAAGGTAACTATCAATTTCATGTTGTTAATAGAAGTCTGCACATATTCCGACATACTATTTGAAGCTTATTAAGATATGTTATTGTTGGTTGACATGGATGTAGCTACGGTCGTTAGGCTCCGCCAAGTTGTCATTTAAAGAGGATTGCGGTATGTGTTCTGACCTTTCATGCATAAACATTGACACTAGTTGGATGCACTGGCTGAAAATCGTATTGGATTCTGAATTCTATGCAAACTCTGTCATACAGCAAGAATTTTACGTGGCTTAAGAATTGCTGCTCGTCTGAGTTTGAAAATTTCAAAAGAAACCGAGACAGCTATACATAAGTTTTCTTCATCCATTTCGACATTGGCAACGGTAACCAACCCTGTGTGAGCTTTATTTGTTTGAGGCTGTTTTTGGTCTGGATTCTTTGTTGTACCCTTCTCTTTTTCCAGTTGTCTATTTGAGGGATGATGTTAGATGCTACTTGTTCAAACTGACATTCTTTATCCATTCAGAGTAGAATTATGATGGAAATGAACTATATGCTTTCTTATGGAGCTGCTGAGCCATCTCTCTGTCTGCTTTGGGAATTCAATCTACTCAGAGTTCTACTTCCAATTCATGTATGTATTTTCTGAGTTCTATGCCATTATACAAATGGTTTCTTAATCACTACTTTGTATAATAGGTTGTTTGTGTTGCAGGCAGCATACTTGGATGAACAGAGGATTAGGAAGTTTCCTCAGAATTCCACGATGTTGATGGTAAGCATATCAATACAAAAACTTAAAATTGGGAACATATTTTGGTGCTCATGTGGTATTTGTATTTGTACTCTTGAGTTATTACAAGACGGCCTCAGTTTTCTCAAATCCAAAGTTAGGAGCATTTTATGAAGTTGCAAATGTTGGAGCTTTTACATGTCTGTTGTTGCACAAATAGGATTGTTGGAAAACCAAGGGGTTAGTAGGAATAGTGAGGCCCTTCCATGTGTTCTGGAGTTCGTATCTCCTCACTCTACCTACCTATCTACTTGCTAAAGTTTGATGTCTCCTAAAAGCTGTAGCTTTAGGCAGGAGGTCCCTGTTTTGAGCCATGCCCAATTGAACAAGAACTGTTAAagggtttttaatttttgttcatAAAAGACAGTTATGTTAGTCATATGTGGCATTTGTACTTGTTACTCCACTACTTGAATTGTGGTCTAAGAAGGCCTCAGTGTTTTCAAATTCAAAGCTTCAGTGAAGTTGGTGAATAATGTGAGAACTTCTACACTTCATTAAGTGCACTACAATATAGAGTTTACGGAACAATAGTTGTTAGAGGTTTCTAAATTCTTTTTCCACATTATTTATATATTGTTCTTTTGGTATTTCTATTGATACTACTTGTAATGTACGTAGCTCAGTAGTCTTTGCCTCTTTGTTCCATATCTCTACCTAACATTTTATTTAACTTTTTTCCCTTTTCAACAGAAACTATTCTTTAATTTGGATAAAGTTGTCACGGTTGATCGACCTTCTGACTGCAGTTTATGGTGAGATAATTGTCGTTATTCTGTTAGATTACAATTTTCTCTAGAAATTGGATAATTGTCATTATTATTTAGTTTGGATAAAGTTGCCACTGTTGATTGGCCTTCTGACTGCAGTTTATGGTGAGATAATTGTCATTATTCCTGTTAGATTACAACTTTCACTCCATGGCAATTTTTTAACTTGGTTCTGGGGACTAGTATAGCTTGGATTTGTGAGTTAGGAATTAATTAGATTCACAAATGTAAATTCCTTacttcaaaattttaaattccTTCCGACATTACCTTTCCTCCAAGATGCCAACACGTTTGGGTAATAAGTGTTTGCCATTGGAGATAATCAAAGTGCATCACTTGTTTCAGACAAGTGTCTACAGAAATAAAGCAAAGGCATATAGAAAATTATTTTCCTCGTAGATCTTCTATATCTCATCAAAATAGCTGGGTCAAGTTACATGAGTCATAGCTACCATTGTAAGTCATACAATCACCTATTGGTTGAATCTATTGGGGATTCTGTGGTTAGTGCTTAACCCATGGATTAATCTTTCTGGGCAATAATGTCAGTTAAGGTTTGTCGACTATATTTGCAGGATAGTTGTGGCTGTGCTTGCTCCTAATTAGATTTGAATTATGCATTTTATGACATAGTTAGTTTTcattatatatatttgaatgTCTCTGAAGATTAATTGTGTCTTTCTTACAGGGTAGCTCTGTTGGCTTTTCACATGGCACTGGTCAGTCACCCTCAAGACGCTCTTGTGGTGTTCACCTTTGCTTCTATCCTGTAT encodes the following:
- the LOC133715563 gene encoding uncharacterized protein LOC133715563 isoform X1, producing the protein MAITSLRGKGNNHLLSRLKLLLNQQQQRLAHTLSEGPQSRPKMVPESVHEEGLIDMSKWRKVDSRVLGITRSMIPESSWNVLRILRREGFEAYLVGGCVRDLILKRIPKDFDVITTANLKQIKRQFHRAQIVGQRFPICMVHIKGSVIEVSSFETVAKAKHSDKEVTFSQMPKGCDKKDFIRWRNSMHRDFTINSLFFDPLSNKIFDYANGMADLKSSKLRSLGSAKLSFKEDCARILRGLRIAARLSLKISKETETAIHKFSSSISTLATSRIMMEMNYMLSYGAAEPSLCLLWEFNLLRVLLPIHAAYLDEQRIRKFPQNSTMLMKLFFNLDKVVTVDRPSDCSLWVALLAFHMALVSHPQDALVVFTFASILYRGGCKKGLTFARDNAQVIVDYLPEISSSSACKSKEELEKEVSLLASLVLDSIAALTATESLVETMSKYPESPCSGLVFVPKKTAQSVAEIFRVLADDIKSYNRERKSYEIDYPVLRKGFLHETRFVLGKIILETMSSSILKGEEFVQEDYRHLEQESIKENCNKGKKRGLKPDTPELKQEIAKKHKLVEKKCRPLEQEMDIDNQDAVTISQLVSVLGHNVEKETCQLPEEKVIKKKHKATKQQCVPWDEATKQQLKTVEKNNDKENDSLSSLSNGEKVQKRKVPDKGEKSSQFRLSSLFK
- the LOC133715563 gene encoding uncharacterized protein LOC133715563 isoform X2, with product MAITSLRGKGNNHLLSRLKLLLNQQQRLAHTLSEGPQSRPKMVPESVHEEGLIDMSKWRKVDSRVLGITRSMIPESSWNVLRILRREGFEAYLVGGCVRDLILKRIPKDFDVITTANLKQIKRQFHRAQIVGQRFPICMVHIKGSVIEVSSFETVAKAKHSDKEVTFSQMPKGCDKKDFIRWRNSMHRDFTINSLFFDPLSNKIFDYANGMADLKSSKLRSLGSAKLSFKEDCARILRGLRIAARLSLKISKETETAIHKFSSSISTLATSRIMMEMNYMLSYGAAEPSLCLLWEFNLLRVLLPIHAAYLDEQRIRKFPQNSTMLMKLFFNLDKVVTVDRPSDCSLWVALLAFHMALVSHPQDALVVFTFASILYRGGCKKGLTFARDNAQVIVDYLPEISSSSACKSKEELEKEVSLLASLVLDSIAALTATESLVETMSKYPESPCSGLVFVPKKTAQSVAEIFRVLADDIKSYNRERKSYEIDYPVLRKGFLHETRFVLGKIILETMSSSILKGEEFVQEDYRHLEQESIKENCNKGKKRGLKPDTPELKQEIAKKHKLVEKKCRPLEQEMDIDNQDAVTISQLVSVLGHNVEKETCQLPEEKVIKKKHKATKQQCVPWDEATKQQLKTVEKNNDKENDSLSSLSNGEKVQKRKVPDKGEKSSQFRLSSLFK